A single Saccopteryx bilineata isolate mSacBil1 chromosome 7, mSacBil1_pri_phased_curated, whole genome shotgun sequence DNA region contains:
- the TRIM8 gene encoding E3 ubiquitin-protein ligase TRIM8, producing the protein MAENWKNCFEEELICPICLHVFVEPVQLPCKHNFCRGCIGEAWAKDSGLVRCPECNQAYNQKPGLEKNLKLTNIVEKFNALHVEKPPTALHCVFCRRGPPLPAQKVCLRCEAPCCQSHVQTHLQQPSTARGHLLVEADDVRAWSCPQHNAYRLYHCEAEQVAVCQYCCYYSGAHQGHSVCDVEIRRNEIRKMLMKQQDRLEEREQDIEDQLYKLESDKRLVEEKVSQLKEEVRLQYEKLHQLLDEDLGQTVEVLDKAQAKFCSENAAQALHLGERMQEAKKLLGSLQLLFDKTEDVSFMKNTKSVKILMDRTQTCTGSSLSPPKIGHLNSKLFLNEVAKKEKQLRKMLEGPFSTPVPFLQSVPLYPCGVNSSGAEKRKHSMAFPEASFLETSSGPVGSQYGAAGAASGEGQSGQPLGPCSSTQHLVALPGGAQPVHSSPVFPPSQYPNGSAAQQPMLPQYGGRKILVCSVDNCYCSSMANHGGHQPYPRSGHFPWTVPSQEYSHPLPPTPSVPQSLPGLAVRDWLDASQQPGHQDFYRVYGQPSTKHYVTS; encoded by the exons ATGGCGGAGAATTGGAAGAACTGTTTCGAGGAGGAACTCATCTGCCCCATCTGCCTGCACGTCTTCGTAGAGCCGGTGCAATTGCCATGCAAACACAACTTCTGCCGGGGATGCATCGGCGAGGCGTGGGCCAAGGACAGTGGCCTGGTGCGCTGTCCGGAGTGCAACCAGGCCTACAACCAGAAGCCGGGCCTGGAGAAGAATCTGAAGCTCACCAACATCGTGGAGAAGTTCAACGCTCTGCACGTGGAGAAGCCGCCCACGGCGCTGCACTGCGTGTTCTGCCGCCGCGGCCCCCCGCTGCCGGCACAGAAGGTCTGCCTGCGCTGCGAGGCGCCCTGCTGCCAGTCCCACGTGCAGACGCACCTGCAGCAGCCCTCCACCGCCCGCGGGCACCTCCTGGTGGAGGCGGACGACGTGCGGGCCTGGAGCTGCCCGCAGCACAACGCCTACCGTCTCTACCACTGCGAGGCCGAGCAGGTGGCCGTGTGCCAGTACTGCTGCTACTACAGCGGTGCGCATCAGGGACACTCGGTGTGCGACGTAGAGATCCGGAGGAATGAGATCCGG AAGATGCTGATGAAGCAGCAGGACCGGCTGGAGGAGCGAGAGCAGGACATTGAGGACCAGCTGTACAAACTCGAGTCAGACAAGCGCCTGGTGGAG GAGAAGGTGAGCCAACTGAAGGAAGAAGTGCGGCTGCAGTACGAGAAGCTGCACCAGCTACTGGATGAGGACCTGGGGCAGACGGTGGAGGTTCTGGACAAGGCCCAGGCCAAGTTCTGCAGCGAGAACGCAGCGCAGGCGCTGCACCTCGGGGAGCGTATGCAGGAGGCCAAGAAGCTGCTGGGCTCCCTGCAGCTGCTCTTTGACAAGACAGAGGATGTCAGCTTCATGAAG AATACCAAGTCGGTGAAAATCCTAATGGACAG GACCCAGACCTGCACGGGCAGCAGCCTTTCTCCCCCTAAGATTGGCCACCTGAACTCCAAGCTCTTCCTGAACGAGGTGGCCAAGAAGGAGAAGCAGCTACGGAAGATGCTAGAAG GCCCCTTCAGCACACCGGTGCCCTTCTTGCAAAGCGTCCCCCTGTACCCTTGTGGCGTGAACAGCTCTGGGGCGGAAAAACGAAAGCACTCAATGGCCTTCCCTGAGGCCAGTTTCCTAGAGACGTCATCGGGCCCTGTGGGCAGCCAATATGGGGCAGCAGGCGCGGCCAGCGGCGAGGGCCAGTCAGGGCAGCCCCTGGGGCCCTGCAGCTCCACGCAGCACTTGGTGGCCCTGCCAGGCGGCGCCCAACCAGTGCACTCAAGTCCTGTGTTCCCCCCATCGCAGTATCCCAATGGCTCCGCCGCCCAGCAGCCCATGCTCCCCCAGTATGGCGGCCGCAAGATTCTCGTCTGTTCTGTGGACAACTGTTACTGTTCTTCCATGGCCAACCATGGCGGCCACCAGCCCTACCCCCGCTCCGGCCATTTCCCCTGGACAGTGCCCTCGCAAGAGTACTCACACCCACTCCCACCCACACCCTCCGTCCCCCAGTCCCTTCCTGGCCTGGCAGTCAGAGACTGGCTCGACGCCTCCCAGCAGCCTGGCCACCAGGATTTCTACAGGGTGTATGGGCAGCCGTCCACCAAACACTACGTGACGAGCTAA